In a genomic window of Mucilaginibacter sp. KACC 22063:
- a CDS encoding aldo/keto reductase, with protein MKNIKNIRLGHNGPVVSGLGLGCMRMSSIWGGPTPDEKESIATIHEALDNGINFLNTGDFYGAGHNEMLIGKTIKERRNDAFISVKFGAIFHNGHWLGLDLRPIAIKNFINYSLTRLGIETIDLYQPSRMDGSVPVADIIGTVADLVKEGKVRYIGVSEINADQLREANSIHPISALEIGYSLADRQIEADLLPAAKELGVAVVAFANTAEGLLTGEMKAPLPENDYRNHFSRFQGDNLKQNLEKVEVLKQLANSKGVTPTQLAIAWVKEQGDYIMPLVSMSRRSRLPENIAAMNIVFTSEEMNTLSTTFAPGAIVGGTYLQR; from the coding sequence ATGAAAAACATTAAAAATATCCGGTTGGGTCACAATGGCCCGGTTGTATCAGGTCTTGGTTTAGGTTGCATGCGTATGTCATCAATTTGGGGCGGCCCAACACCAGACGAAAAAGAAAGTATTGCTACCATACATGAAGCCTTAGATAATGGCATCAATTTTTTAAATACCGGCGACTTTTACGGTGCCGGGCATAATGAAATGCTGATAGGCAAAACCATTAAGGAAAGGCGTAACGATGCTTTTATTAGCGTAAAATTTGGTGCTATTTTTCATAATGGGCATTGGCTCGGGCTGGATCTCCGTCCCATAGCGATCAAGAATTTTATCAATTATTCACTGACGCGTTTAGGCATAGAAACCATAGACCTTTACCAACCCAGCCGCATGGATGGCAGCGTGCCGGTAGCAGATATTATTGGTACGGTAGCTGATTTGGTTAAAGAAGGCAAGGTGCGTTACATAGGCGTATCAGAAATTAATGCCGACCAGCTTCGCGAAGCAAATAGCATTCACCCGATAAGCGCACTGGAGATTGGCTATTCGCTGGCCGACCGCCAGATAGAAGCTGACCTGTTGCCTGCCGCAAAAGAGTTGGGCGTTGCTGTAGTAGCATTTGCAAATACTGCTGAAGGTCTGTTGACCGGCGAAATGAAGGCCCCGCTTCCTGAAAATGATTACCGCAACCATTTCTCACGCTTTCAGGGTGATAATTTAAAACAGAACCTTGAAAAAGTTGAAGTTTTAAAGCAGTTGGCAAATAGCAAAGGCGTTACACCAACGCAGCTTGCCATTGCGTGGGTTAAAGAGCAGGGCGACTATATTATGCCTTTAGTGAGCATGAGTCGCAGATCACGCTTGCCCGAAAATATTGCAGCAATGAATATTGTATTTACGTCAGAAGAAATGAATACCTTAAGCACTACTTTTGCACCGGGTGCCATAGTTGGCGGCACATATTTGCAGCGTTAA
- a CDS encoding helix-turn-helix domain-containing protein: MISPEEILPGVIFYSYLSAERKEKVCFWGDHTLILQVSGQLTLETAGQQISMTGGEMLLIGKNQIGTLTKTPLPGANYETIVISLQKDLLRKIVLEEKLEADRKYIGPPNILIPSNQFLQGYFQSIVPYARNSGAEMTDEMGILKVKEGVKLLLLALPALKNFLFDFSEPHKIDLERFMAHNFHFNVPIEKFAQLTGRSLAGFKRDFQKTFNAAPRHWLQDKRLNEAKYLIEAKHQKPSTIYLDLGFKSISHFSYSFKKKFGMSPNELIHVSSVSGA; encoded by the coding sequence ATGATCAGTCCCGAAGAGATTTTACCTGGCGTAATATTTTATTCTTACCTCTCTGCCGAGCGGAAAGAGAAAGTATGTTTTTGGGGCGACCACACCCTGATACTGCAGGTTTCGGGGCAACTAACCCTGGAAACTGCCGGTCAGCAAATATCAATGACTGGTGGTGAAATGTTGCTGATTGGCAAAAACCAGATAGGCACACTTACCAAAACCCCGTTGCCAGGTGCAAATTACGAGACCATTGTAATATCCCTGCAGAAAGATTTACTGCGGAAGATTGTTTTGGAAGAAAAGTTAGAGGCGGACCGTAAATATATTGGTCCGCCTAATATTTTGATTCCCTCCAATCAGTTCTTGCAAGGCTATTTTCAGTCAATTGTGCCATACGCCCGAAACTCTGGTGCAGAAATGACCGATGAAATGGGGATATTGAAAGTAAAAGAAGGCGTTAAATTATTATTGCTCGCTTTACCTGCGCTTAAAAACTTCCTTTTCGATTTCTCTGAGCCGCATAAAATTGATCTGGAAAGGTTTATGGCCCACAATTTTCATTTTAACGTACCGATAGAAAAATTTGCGCAATTAACCGGCCGTAGCCTGGCAGGTTTTAAACGCGATTTTCAAAAAACTTTCAATGCGGCACCGCGTCACTGGCTGCAAGACAAGCGGCTAAATGAAGCTAAATATCTTATCGAAGCTAAACATCAAAAGCCTTCGACCATATACCTGGATCTGGGCTTTAAAAGCATATCACATTTTTCTTATTCATTCAAGAAGAAGTTTGGCATGTCGCCTAATGAGCTGATCCATGTATCTTCAGTATCGGGTGCTTAA
- the yiaA gene encoding inner membrane protein YiaA produces the protein MEPLQNRTDENQTILKHGEKVRNPFKPTGAFIGASWFALLTGVVGYCIGLWNAGMQLNEKGYYFTILLFGLFAVISVQKSVRDRSEGLVVTDLYYGLSWFATIAAMVLLTIGLWNAELARSEKGFYAMAFCLSMFSAIAVQKNTRDAKMFEDKEL, from the coding sequence ATGGAACCGCTACAAAACAGAACAGACGAAAATCAAACCATTTTAAAACATGGTGAAAAAGTTAGAAACCCGTTTAAACCAACCGGCGCATTTATAGGTGCATCATGGTTTGCCTTATTAACAGGTGTTGTTGGATATTGCATTGGATTATGGAATGCCGGTATGCAATTGAACGAAAAAGGCTATTATTTCACTATTCTATTGTTCGGCTTATTTGCCGTAATCTCTGTGCAAAAAAGCGTGAGAGACAGGTCAGAAGGCCTTGTGGTTACCGACCTTTATTATGGGCTGAGCTGGTTTGCCACTATTGCTGCAATGGTACTGCTAACCATAGGCCTGTGGAATGCAGAACTGGCACGAAGCGAAAAAGGCTTTTATGCTATGGCATTTTGCTTAAGTATGTTTTCGGCCATTGCCGTACAAAAAAATACCCGTGACGCTAAAATGTTCGAGGACAAAGAACTGTAA